The following are encoded together in the Cynocephalus volans isolate mCynVol1 chromosome 4, mCynVol1.pri, whole genome shotgun sequence genome:
- the LOC134376326 gene encoding olfactory receptor 51G2-like, translating into MRFTNTSWFQPPTLLLTGIPGLEAVQTWISVPLCVMYLIALLGNCTILFVIKTTSSLHEPQYIFLSMLATTDMGLSISTLPTVLNVFLLNHREIEFHSCLTQMFFIHTFSSMESAILLAMAFDRFVAIRNPLHYTVVLTHPRIIGMGLAAVIRGVVLMIPLPILLKRLPFCKDVILSHCYCYHPDVMKLACGPVRVNIIYGLSLVICSFGIDSMLIVISYVLILRTVLGIASEGGQLKALNTCVSHIFTVFIFYVPLIALTIIHRFGTFTSPLLHVTMANLFLFMTPVLNPLVYSLKTKQIRSAVHKVFKGKRNFLK; encoded by the coding sequence ATGAGATTTACAAACACTAGCTGGTTTCAGCCACCCACTCTCCTTCTGACAGGCATCCCTGGTCTGGAGGCTGTACAGACATGGATCTCTGTCCCACTGTGTGTCATGTACTTAATTGCCCTCTTAGGGAACTGTACTATCCTCTTTGTCATCAAAACCACATCCAGCCTTCATGAGCCTCAGTACATCTTTCTGTCTATGCTGGCAACTACAGACATGGGTCTGTCCATATCAACTCTACCTACAGTACTCAATGTCTTCCTCCTGAATCACAGGGAGATTGAGTTCCACTCCTGCCTGACACAGATGTTCTTCATCCACACCTTCTCCTCCATGGAGTCAGCCATCCTGCTGGCCATGGCCTTTGACCGGTTTGTAGCTATTCGCAACCCACTGCACTACACTGTGGTTTTAACCCATCCTCGTATTATAGGGATGGGGCTCGCAGCTGTGATAAGGGGTGTGGTGTTGATGATTCCTTTGCCGATCCTGTTAAAACGATTGCCCTTCTGCAAGGATGTCATTCTGTCCCACTGCTACTGCTACCACCCTGATGTTATGAAGCTGGCCTGTGGCCCTGTCAGAGTCAACATCATCTATGGGTTGTCCCTCGTCATCTGCTCCTTTGGGATTGACTCTATGCTCATTGTCATTTCATACGTGTTGATTTTAAGAACAGTGCTAGGTATTGCCTCTGAAGGTGGTCAGCTCAAGGCACTTAATACTTGTGTTTCCCACATCTTCACTGTCTTCATCTTTTATGTGCCCCTCATTGCCCTAACCATAATTCATAGGTTTGGCACATTCACTTCTCCTCTTCTCCATGTCACCATGGCCAACCTCTTTCTTTTCATGACTCCTGTCCTTAACCCTTTGGTTTATAGCCTAAAAACCAAGCAGATAAGGTCAGCAGTACATAAGGTATTCAAGGGCAAGAGAAACTTTCTCAAGTAG